A window of Exiguobacterium sp. FSL W8-0210 genomic DNA:
GTCTACACGACATGATTAATCAAGAGGGAATCGTCTTATCGGATCAAGTATTGAAAGTGGATGCCTTTTTAAACCACCAGGTCGACCCGACCTTGATGTGGGAAATCGCCTATGAGTTCATGGACCGCTTCCAAGATGCCGGTATCACGCGGATTTTGACAATCGAAGCAGGTGGTATTGCCCCGGCAATGATGACGGCGCTCCGTTTAGGTGTACCAATGGTCTATGCCCGTAAGACGAAATCCGTCACCTTGAATGAAGGGACGATTTCAGCTGAAGTCTTCTCGTTTACGAAACAACAGACGAGTACGATTACGGTTGCAGAAAAATACCTGCAACCAGGTGAGCGTGTCTTGATCATTGACGATTTCCTCGCAAACGGGGAAGCGGCATTTGGTCTTGCTCGCCTCGTTGAACAGGCAGGTGCAGAAGTTGCCGGTTTTGGAATCGTCATTGAAAAGTCGTTCCAACCGGGACGTCAAAAACTGATCGACGCTGGATTCCGTGTCGAGTCACTCGCTCGCGTGGAGTCGTTGAAGGACGGAAAAGCGACGTTCGTCAATTCGGTGACCATATGAGACTATCAAACTTCAAAGCCGCTAGTCTCGGACTTCAGCATGTGCTTGCGATGTACACCGGAGCAGCTGTTGTTCCGCTGATCGTCGGGAGTGCGATCGGATTGTCGGGAGAAGAACTCGCTTATTTAGTGGCGATTGATCTTTTCATGTGTGGCGTAGCGACCTTATTACAAGTACTCGTCACGAAATACACAGGTGTCGGTCTTCCTGTCGTGCTCGGTTGTACCTTCACGGCAGTCGGTCCGATGATCGCGATCGGTAGTCTTCAAGGGATCACGGCGATTTACGGTGCTTTGATTGCGAGTGGGCTGATCATTCTCGTCATCTCAGGCTGGTTCAGTAAGATTGCAGTCCTGTTTCCGCCAGTCGTCCTTGGTTCTGTCGTGACGATCATCGGCATTTCCTTGATTCCGGCTGCAATCAATGACATCGGAGGCGGACAGGGCGCGAAGGACTTTGGTGACGCACGTTATCTCGGACTCGCTGGACTGACGATCGTCTTGATTTTAATCTTGAATCGCTATGGAACTGTTTTCTCAAAAGCAGCAGCCGTCTTGATTGCTGTGATGATCAGTACACTCGTTGCGTTCGGAATGGGGATGATCGACTTCAGTCCGGTGGCGGAAGCGTCATGGTTCCAAATGGTGACACCGTTTTACTTCGGTGTACCGACATTCAATGCGACCGCTATCTTGACGATGACGCTCGTGGGTCTCGTCTCGATGGTCGAATCGACAGGTGTATTCTTGACACTTGGTGAGATCACGGATCGTCGCTTGACGGATAAGGATCTAGCGCGTGGCTACCGGGCAGAAGGGGTTGCAACGATCGTTGGCGGTATCTTCAATAGTTTCCCGTATACGACCTACAGCCAAAACGTCGGTCTGGTTCAGTTGACTGGCGTGAAGACACGTAAAGTCATCTTATTTGCGGGCGGATTTTTAATCTTGCTCGGCTTCTTACCAAAAGTGGCGACGTTTACGACATTGATTCCAAAACCCGTCCTGGGTGGGGCAATGTTGATCATGTTCGGAACGGTCGCAGCGACCGGGATTCGTATTCTGTCCCGGGTCGATTTCTCGAAAAATGAACACGTCATCACGGTGGCACTCGCGCTCGGAATTGGTTTAGGAATCAGCATGAATCCGGAGATCGTAGCCGGTCTCCCGTCACAAATCCGTGTCTTGACGGATAGCCCAATCGTCGCGGGATCGCTGACGGCATTATTACTGAATGGCATCTTCCGATTGACCGGGAAGTCCGAGACAGCAGATGTACCACTTGCTAAAGTTGATTAACAATTGTAACTTTCCGAAAGGAGCCATCCTGTATACTATTTAGTAGCAGATGGTTCCTTTTTTTATATTGCTATTGTAATCAGAATATTCCGAGTATGTGGATTTGGTGAGAAATATTGGATGAAAACGTTTACAAAATCGACACATCTTTTTTATACTGACAACGTAGCGGTAAGGGGAACTGCTAAGAAACAAACAGAGACGGGAAGGACGTCGTAAAAATGAAACAACAGACAGAGTTGAATCGGGGACTGGAAGAACGTCATATTACACTAATGTCGCTGGGGGCGGCAATCGGTGTCGGACTCTTCCTCGGGTCAGCGAAAGCGATCCAACTGGCAGGTCCAGGGATCTTACTTGGTTATCTGATCGGTGGTATTATCATCTTCATCATCATGCGAGCACTTGGGGAGCTTACGGTGCGGGAGCCGGTAGCTGGTAGTTTTGCGGAGTATGCCCGGAAGTATGTCAGTCCATTAGCTGGTTTTTTAACAGGTTGGAATTATTGGTTACTCTGGATTTTTACGTGTATGGCGGAAATCACAGCAGTCGGTATTTACATGAAAGTATGGTTCCCGGATTCCCAGGGCTGGGTATGGGCACTAGCAGCACTTGTCTTGATGACGAGCATCAACTTCATTGCTGTTAAATTTTATGGTGAATTCGAATTTTGGTTTGCGTTGATTAAAATCGTCGCGATCGTCGCCATGATCATCTTAGGAACTTTGACGATCGTCATTGGTCTTGGGAACGGCGGCACACCAGTTGGGATTTCGAACCTGTGGTCACATGGTGGATTCCTACCGAACGGGTTCACTGGTGTACTTCTTGCCATGCAGATGGTCATGTTTGCGTTCTTAGGAATTGAAGTGATTGGGGTCACAGCAGGGGAAGCGAAGAACCCGAAGAAAACGATTCGAAAAGCTGTTAACAACGTCTTCCTTCGGATTTTAGTATTCTACATCGGTGCGCTCTTCGTCATTTTATCGATTTATCCGTGGGATCAAGTCGGAGCGAACAATAGTAGTCCGTTCGTATTACTATTTGATTCACTTGGTATTCCAGCAGCAGCCGGCATCATCAACTTCGTTGTCTTAACGGCAGCACTCTCGTCATGTAACTCCGGTATCTTCTCGACAGCCCGGATGATGATGAACTTATCCGAGAACAGTGAAGCACCACGTCGTTTCTCGAAAATCTCGAAAAACGGTGTCCCGGCACTGGCGACGATTCTTTCAGGTGTCGCGTTGCTCGTTGGTGTCGCTTTGAACTACTTCTTACCGGAAGACGTCTTTGCGATCGTTACGAGTATCGCGACGTTTGGAGCCGTTTGGACGTGGGCGATGATTCTGATCGCCCAGATGCGGGCGCGGAAAGTACATGGTTCAGCAGAATTCGCTGTTCCGTTCTTCCCGGTCGCCAACTATATCGCCCTCGCGGCACTTGCTGGTGTCATCGTCTTAATGGCATTTGACGCAAGTACACGCATCGCTTTGGTCGTTGGACCATTGTGGTACGCGATTTTGATTGCCGTCTATTATGCACGGGGAATGCATAAGGAGACACGTCAATCGATCCGGAAAGCATCAGGGGAATAATGAAACGGGCGGATCCGCAAGCGGGTCCGCTTTTTCATCACTTCGTTTCAAACGGTTTCGTTTTGTTTTGATGATGAATTTGCTACACTTACGGCAGAACCATACAGGAGGTCATACGAAATGAAAACGATTCATGTAGACGAGTTACAAGAGCGATTAGAGGCAGGCGAGGCGTTACACGTCGTTGACGTCCGGGAGCAGGATGAATACGATGCAGGACATATTCCGAACGTCCGCTTCCTTCCGATGTCTGAGATCGGTGAACGCTATACGGAGCTGCAAGAAGGTGAAACCTACTACTTAATCTGTAAAGCGGGCGCACGGAGTGAAAATGTCGGTCGTTTCCTCGAGCAATATGGATACGACATCGTCAACGTCGAAGGCGGCATGATGAACTGGAAGGGCGATCAAGAAGCATAAGGGTAAGGTCTACCAAGGAAGACGACTCCATACGGGTCGTCTTTTTTTCATGTGAATCAATGAACGATTATTATTTTTACTATGAATATTCTTCGCTGTTCTTCCAATAAAGAAGATAGAATAGCGAGTCCTTGCACTCGGGAATGGAGTGACACATGGAACAAAAGATCAAACGCACGATGAGCATCAAACAAAAATTAATTCTGACATCCATTCTCCTATTAGTAATTCCAGCGCTCGTGATCGGATTTGTTGCCTACAATCAGGCGAAACAAACGATGACGGAGCAAATTCTACAATCGGCACATGGTGGAGTCGATCGGATGAACGACGAGATTCAGAATATTATTGATCCGATGCGACGCGATGTCGCCTTTTTTGCGGACCGGATTGACGGAACGCTCTATCAAAAAGGAAAACAAAATACAGCGTTAAAGGAAAAAATGACGGAATACCTCGACATGCATCCGCAGGCAGCGAACATCTACTTCGCGACGACGGAAGGGGATATGAACATTTTCCCGGAACAGGTCATGCCTGAGGATTATGACCCACGTGAACGCCCGTGGTATCAGTCAGCGGAAGCAGCAGGTGGAAAAGTCGTCATCACCGATCCATACGTCGATGCGGCCTCGAACAAGATGATGGTCACGCTCTCGCAGACGACAGGCAACGGAAGAGGTGTCGTCGCGATTGATGTCGATGTCGACCGCATCGCGGAAATCGCGAAAAAGATTAAAATCGGCAAGGAAGGTTATGTGACGATTCTCGATTCGAATAAAAAGTTCGTCACGCACCCGACGTTAAAACCAGGTGAAAAAGCGACAGGGAACTGGGTTGCACCACTCTATGCGGATCCAGCCGGACAATTTTCGTATGAATTCGAAAATGAAGGCAAACAGATGGACTTCATGACAAATGACCTGACGAAGTGGAAGATTACCGGAACCCTGTACGATCATGAAATCACCGATGCGACGTCGAGCATTCTTTGGACGACACTTGCTGTCATTGGCGGAATGTTACTCGTCGCAGCCGTCTTCATTTACTTCATCCTTCGCTCGATTCTTCGCCCACTCGGTCATTTGACACGTGAGGCAGAACGGATTCAGTCTGGTGATTTAACGGAACCGGTCATCGTTGAATCAAACGATGAAGTTGGACAGGTCGCACAAAGCTTTAACGTCATGGTCGACTCACTCCGCTCGATCATCATTAATCTCGATCAGTCAATCACACAAGTGGCCGGTTCGTCACAGGAATTAATGGCGAACTCTGCTCAGACGACGTCCGCATCGGAACAGATTGCGGGATCGATTCAACAGGTCGCAGCGGGGGCCGATCAGTCAAAACGTCAACTCGATGCGAACGCGGTCTCGCTCCAGTCGATTACAGCCGGCATCATGCGGATCGCTGAGAGCTCAACAGATGTGTCAGAGCTATCACGTTCAACGGCAACAGAAGCTGAGAACGGAACGGTTGCTGTACTGCAAAATGTTCAGCAGATGAAAGAAATCGATGCCGATCGGCTGGAAAATCGGACTTGTCGTAGCACTCATGTGGATGTGTTACATCATGGCGGATCTTTCGGAACGTCGTCGTGTTCTTCATCCGGTCGTCTTTCGAATCGGTGGAATCCTAGCGTTTGGCGCCTCGATTCTCGTAGTTGTTCAAAGTTTTCACTTGCCGATGGAAGGATCATTGCTCAGTTGGTGTATGTTTGTCGCCGCATTAGTGCATTATATGCTTTGGCGTCATGAAGCATACGGTGTCGTAGCCTTCCTTTCCGGATGGACGATCTTCACGAGTCTCGGTGGTTTTGGTCAAGAACAGGCGAGTTATCTCGACTGGACATCGTTCGGTCTGATGGTCGTGCTGTCGTTCAGTTGGTTTTACTTCAGCCAACGTCTGCCATCGCTTTTGTTTAGCTGGCTGTTTCTCTTCTTCAGTGGTCTCTCCTTGTTTCTCCTTGTATCATATGACGGATTTCTGTGGCCGGTCTGGTCGCTGTTTTTACTCGTTCCAGTTCTCTGGCTTGTTCGTGAGGAGTCCAATCGTCGGATCGTCGAAATGGTCTATCTGGTCGTCGCTGCCATCAGTTCGATCGTCTATCTGTCTGTACGTGCGGAATCAAATGCCGCATTACCATCCATGACAGAAGCGATTCTGCTAGCTATCGTATCCATCGGGTTAGGAATTTTCCTCTATCAAAAACGTCACTCCTTATTGTTTATCGTTCCGCTTGGATTCGTTGGAGTCCTGTGGCTTGATGAACAGGCCATTCTACTCGCTATTCTCGTTGAACTATCCGCGCTACTGTATCTGTTGTATCAAGAACGTCGTCATGCGATCATCTGGCCAGCCTTCCTCTATTTCATTCTCGTTCAACTCGCGATATACGTCATCTATGCGTGGGATCGTTTGAACATGTCTTTGTTTTTCCTCATCGGTGCGCTCCTCATCTTCCTATTGTCCGGTGTCTTATGGTGGTTACGCCGTAGAGGAGGTGTGGCGTCATGAAGCGCTATTTAATGCCTGTATTGCAGACGTGCGCCGTTGGTCTGTTGATCGTCAGCTTTTTTGCGACCTCCTGGTTCGGAACATCGTACTGTTTTCGGGCAGAGCCGTTTGATCCGTTTGATCCCGTTTACGGTGAATACGTGATGCTTCAGTATCCGGATTTAAAACCAGGTCCGACGATTCAAAATGGGCGTGTTTATGTCAGCTTCAAGACAGATGCTTCTGGTTATGCTCAAATCGACCGGATTTCGAATGAACGATTCTTCGGAAGTGTTGCTGGCGACTATTACGATCAATACGTGTCGATTCCACAGTTGACGCAATATTATGTCGAACAGGGAAGCGGAAAACAATACGAGAAAGCTAAAGCACTAGAAGTCCGTGCGGATGTGTCACCATGGGGAACGATCCGGACGACGAATTTAAAAATTTCTGAATAAAAAACCTTGCGTCAGCAATGAAACGGTTGTACTATTAATTTAAATTTTCAGACAACTAAATCTGCATGCGTAGACGGGAAGAGTAGAGTGATCAGAAATCGATAGAGAGTCTCTGTTGCTGGAAATGAGACGATTTCGTCATTTGAAGATGGTCCCGGAGCAGTCGGAAGAACGTGAACCGTGTTCATCAGTAGAACCGACCGGTAGGACGGATACCGTTAGCATTCCATGGAGTCTCGTACTCCTAGAGGTGGCTGAACGTGAGTTGAGCCATGAACGAAGGTGGTACCACGTGATCAGACATCACGTCCTGAGAGATGAGGGCGTGGTGTCTTTTTTGTGGGGACGTTCGCGCAGGAGGAGGATGACGAGATGGCAGAAGCATTGGTATTGCAATCAGACTTTGGCGTGAGTGACGGGGCAGTGAGTGCGATGTATGGAGTAGCCCACAGCATCAATCCGGAGATTCGGATTTTTGATTTGACGCACGACATTCCACCGTTCCACATTTGGGAAGCGTCCTATCGGTTACTGCAGACGGTACCGTACTGGACGGAGCAAACGGTGTTCGTTTCTGTCGTTGATCCAGGAGTCGGATCAAGTCGAAAGAGTGTCGTCGCGCGGACGCATGCGAATCAATACATCATCACACCGGATAACGGAACGTTGACGCATCTTTGGCAAGCCGGATACATTGCTGAAGTGAGGCAACTCGATGATCGACGGCATCGCTTACCGCGGATGGGGGAATCGTATACGTTCCACGGACGAGATATCTTTGCCTTCACGGGAGCTCGATTATCAAGCCATGTCATCACCTTCGAGGAAGTGGGACCCATTTTACTTGCTTCGGACATCGTTTTGCTCGACCGGACAGTTGCCTCGTCGTCGGATACCGGTGTTACTGGTATCGTCGAGATTCTCGATGTTCGCTTCGGAAATGTCTGGACGAATATTCCGGTCGCTCTCGTCCGTCAGGCGGGTCTCGACATTGGCAGCCACGTCAAGGTAATGATTTCGTATCGGGAACGAATCGTCTATGAACAGACACTCCTCTTTGGTCATTCGTTCGCCGACGTACCAGTCGGTTCAGGCGTCGTTTACATCAATTCGCTAGATCAGATTGCTCTTGCCTTGAATCAAGGTTCGTTTGCGCATGCATTTGAGGTTGGGATCGGAAATGATTGGAGTGTTAACGTACAACATATTAAAGGAGGAGATCGAACATGAAAGGATTTACGACAAAACAGATCGTCGCAACCGGGATCGGAGCAGCTGTATTCATCATTTTAAGTCGATTCGCTGCGATTCCGACAGGCGTACCGAACACGTCGATCGAGACAGCCTATGCATTTCTCGCATTCATGGCAGTTTTGTTCGGACCGGTCACAGCCGGTTTGATTGGTTTAATCGGTCATGGATTAAAAGATGCGATTTTATATGGTTCCCCGTGGTGGAGTTGGGTCATCGTCTCCGGCTTCGTCGGGTTTGGCATCGGATTGATCGCTAACCGGATTCGTCTAGAAGAAGGCGGATTGACGACACGCAAAATCGTCTTATTCAATGTCACACAAGCCATCGTGCAAGCGATCGGTTGGATCATCATTGCACCGGTACTCGATATCTTAATTTACTCGGAGCCAGCGAATAAAGTCTTCGTCCAAGGTGCTGTCGCTGCGACATCAAATATCTTGACAGTCGGTGTCATTGGAACGTTGTTACTCGTCACCTATGCCAAAACAAGAAGTAAAGCAGGCAGCTTGAAACGCGAAGTTTGACCGAATGAGCTATGATCCTGTGCGAAGAGTCGGCAGGATCATAGCTCATTTGGCTTGGGGGGAGAAAGACATGACAAACGTGATTGAATTTCAGGATTTTTCATTTACATATCGGAGTCAGTCGGAACCGACACTCCGGCAGATTCAGTTAACGATTCAAGCAGGAGAACGCGTCTTAATCGTTGGACCGTCGGGTTCAGGAAAAAGTACGCTCGCCCAGTGCATCAATGGGTTGATTCCGTTCTCGTACCCGGGAACGTGGGAAGGACAGGTCTTGATCAAAGGACAAGATGCCCGGGAGTTATCGTTATTTGATCGTTCGTTGCATATTGGCACGGTGTTACAGGATCCAGATGCGCAGTTCGTTGGTTTATCGGTTGGCGAAGACATCGCCTTTGCGCTCGAGAACAAACAGACTAGGCGACCAGAAATGCAGGAAATCGTCGAACGCGTCGCACGAATGACGGATGTCGAGGCGCTCTTGCACGCACGATTGAATGATCTATCAGGCGGACAACGGCAACGGGCAGCATTAGCCGGAGTCCTCGTCGAAGATGCGGACATTTTACTGTTTGATGAACCGCTCGCGAATCTCGATCCGGTAGCGGGACAAGAAGCGATGGCGCTTATGGATCGACTGCAACGTGATACGAACCGCACACTGATCGTCGTCGAACATCGAATCGAGGATGTACTCGTCATTCCGTTTGACCGCATCATCGTCATGGTCGATGGGGAAATCATTGCCGATGACCATCCGGATGTCATCTTAAGCAATGGCGTGCTTCAACAAGCGATTTTACGTGAACCTCTCTATGTCAGTGCCGCGCGCTGGGCTGGGCTTGCCGTTCAACCTTCAGATCAGCCGAGCCGCATCGACCCCTTTTTAAAGCAGTTCAATCAGACGGACGTGTTGGAGCGTTTAGAGGAAGCGCCTCAAAAAGAGACTGTAACCTCTACTGCATGGCTCGAACTTGAACAGTTGGCGTTTCATTATCGCCAAGGAACGCCGGTGCTTGAGAACGTGACAGCCTCTTTTCAAAAGGGAACGCTGACGACGATCGTCGGTCAGAATGGTGCCGGGAAATCCACGCTTGCGAAAGTGTTGAGTGGTTACCAACGGACGACAGGTGGTCGGATCCTACTTGACGGAACCGACATCACGAACCAATCGATCGCAGAGCGGGCGGGGGCGATCGGATTCGTTCTGCAAAATCCGAATCATATGATTTCGAAGCACCTCGTGCAGGAGGAAATCCGCTACGGGATGCAGGCGCTCGGATTAAGTGAGGCGGAAGAAAACGAGCGTCTCGAGCAGACATTACGTCGTTGCGGATTATATCCGTTTCGTAATTGGCCGATTCAAGCACTGAGTTTTGGTCAGAAGAAACGAGTGACGATTGCTTCGATTCTCGTTCGACGACCGGATATCTTGATTCTCGATGAACCAACAGCCGGTCAAGATTATCGGCATTATTCGGATATGATGGACTTTTTAGAAGGATTGAAGCAGGACGGGATGACGTTACTCATCATCACGCATGACATGCATCTCGTCTTAGAATACAGCGATCAAGTCTGCCTCGTGCAAGCCGGGCGTATTCGTTATGCTGGGACATCATTTGGACTGCTGAATCAAGAACAATTACTGCATCACGCCCATTTAAAACAAACATCACTCTTTACGATAGCGCAATATCTTGATATAGACCCGGAACGATTCGTCGAGTCCGTGATTACGACGGAGCGAAAGGAGCGGGAACAATGGCTGTAGAAATGCTTGGTTATATTGAAAAAAAGTCACCGATTCATCGTTTGACGGGAACGACGAAACTAATCGGATTCTTGTTATTTACGACAGCGACGATGTTCACCTATGATACACGTGTCTTACTTGTGATGGGGTTAGTCAGTATCGTATTATTCCGCTTGTCGCGTATCCAGTTTCGGGAAGTCCGGTTCGTCTTGATCTTTACAGCGCTATTCGTCCTGATTAATGCACTCGCCGTTTATCTGTTCGAACCAGAGCAAGGCGTAGCGATCTACGGATCGCGTCACGTCTTACTTGAAGGAATCGGACGATTTACGGTGACCGCAGAACAATTATTTTATCTGTTCAATTTAATCTTAAAATACAGTGTGATTGTTCCGATTGCTGTGTTGTTTCTCGTGACGACCCATCCGACGGAGTTCGCTTCTTCGTTGAATCGGATTGGTGTTTCGTATAAGATTGCCTTTGCGGTCTCCTTAGCGCTCCGTTACATTCCGGACGTTCAAACGGATTTTCGGACAATCGCGAATGCTCAGGAAGCACGGGGGATTGCCGTCTCACACGGTTCCGTTTGGCAACGGGCACGTAATAGCATCCAGATTTTACTTCCGTTGCTATTTACGAGTTTGGAGCGGATTGAGACCGTCAGTAATGCGATGGATCTCCGTGGATTCGGTGCCGGACGAAAGCGGACGTGGTACAACCAACAGACGATGACACGAATCGATTATGTCGCGATCGGCTGTGTGCTACTTTTGACGGTTTTGTCATTCGTCGTTACTTTCTATGATGGTAATCGCTTTTATAATCCGTTTTAAAAATGAGATACGAAAAAGGCAGTGGATGCGTCCACTGCCTTTTGTCATATGACCAATCCGCTTACGCAGATCGTTTTTGATTTTCCCAACGTGGTGAATTCAACAGTTCAATCCATTTCTTGACGGCTGAGATCGTGATGACAATCGCGAGCAGTCCCATCGTTACGGACAAGACCGTATTCAAGATGCTGAAACCTGGAGAATCGGGATTCGCATAGACGTTTGCGACCATCCAGATATCCGCGAACGTTACTGTGATCAGAAGATAGACGAGCGGGATGAACGTCGTCAGGGCATAGACTTTTTTATCGGCGATTTTCAAGATGATCGTCGTTCCGATGATCAAGCCAATCGACGCCATCAGCTGATTCGATACCCCGAATAATGCCCAAATCGAACCGATGTCACCTGAGAACAAGAGATAGCCCCAGAAGAATGTTCCGAGTGCTGAAGCGAAGATGGCACCTGGAATCCAGTCGACACGTTTGAGTGGTTTGTAGAACTCTCCGAAGAAATCTTGAATCAAGTAACGGGCGACGCGCGTTCCGGCATCGATTGCTGTTAGGATGAAAACCGCTTCGAACAAAATAACAAATTGGAAGAAGAATCCGGCAATCTCTTTAAACCACGGGATGGCGCGGAAGATGAACGTCATACCGACAGCGAGTGAGACGGCACCACCTGTTCGACCTGCCAAATCAAGACCGATTTCACGGGATAGATCATCTAGATAGACTGTGCTCATACCGAGCGTCGCGAATACTTCTGGTGTTGAGTTGATGGCGAAGTAATCACCGACTTCAAGCGATGTCGCAGCGATCAATGCCATGACGGCAACAAGACATTCGACAAGCATAGCACCGAAGGCAACGGGTTTGATGTCGCTCCATCGATTGATCATCTTCGGTGTCGTACCAGAACCGACGAAAGCGTGGAAACCAGAGATTGCACCACAGGCAATCGTGATCGAGATGAATGGCCAGACTGGACCAGCGATGATTGGACCACCACCATTAACGAATTTCGTGAATGCTGGGAATCGAATGTCTGGGTTGATGATGAAGACACCAACGATCAAGGCAAGGAAGACACCGATTTTCATGAAACTCGATAAATAGTCGCGAGGTGCGAGTAAGAGCCACACTGGCAGTGCAGCAGCGAAGAATGCATAAATCGGTAAAGCAATTGCGAGTTGACGGGATGAAAGATCGAACCAGTCACCGATGAATGTTTCCGTTAACTGAGGACCAAAACCAATCGCAGCTAGAATAAGTAGAAAACCAACTGTTGAAGCAAGTGCTAAATTGCCACCTTTACGTAAGTAAATCCCAACGAACATCGCGATTGGAATCGTCGAGAAGACAGCGAATGTACCCCATGGGTTATGTTCCAGGGCATGCAAGACGACCATCGATAGACCAGCCATCGTGATCGTGATGATGAAGAGCATCGCCAGACCGGCACAAAAACCAGCGACTGGTCCCAGCTCTTTTTTAGCGACTTCAGACAGCGACTGACCGTCTTGGCGCATCGAGGCAAAAAGAACAACCATATCATGGACCGCTCCACCGATGACGGCACCGATCAAGAGCCACAGTAAGCCAGGGAGATATCCGAACTGTGCAGCAAGGACAGGTCCGACGAGTGGACCGGCAGCAGCGATTGCTGCGAAGTGGTGTCCGAACGAGACCCATTTGTTCGTTGGGACGTAATCTTTTCCGTCCGCTAATTTATGAGCGGGCGTTTCGCGATCATCTTTGATTTTTAAGACTTTCGCGGCCATGAACGTGCCGTAGAGACGATACGCGATTAATAAGATACAGATGACAGCAATAACGATTGGAGTAGCGCTCATCTAAAATTCCTCCTCTTGAATGAACTATGATGGATTTAGTATACAAGTTATGGAAGCGCTTTCTTTGATTTTTAGATGAGTTGTCGGTTTCGTTCGATGAAAGGTTGAAAATGGACCTTGAATCACAAAAAAGAAGCGCTCAAATACCGAGCGCTTCTTTCAGTAGTTTGACATACGTCCGGCTGACTGGCACATCAATCTGATGAATTTTTAAATTATAGGCTCCGTTGAACCAAGGTTCGATGGCATCGATTGCTGATAAGTTGACGAGGTACGAGCGATGAAC
This region includes:
- a CDS encoding xanthine phosphoribosyltransferase, which translates into the protein MKRLHDMINQEGIVLSDQVLKVDAFLNHQVDPTLMWEIAYEFMDRFQDAGITRILTIEAGGIAPAMMTALRLGVPMVYARKTKSVTLNEGTISAEVFSFTKQQTSTITVAEKYLQPGERVLIIDDFLANGEAAFGLARLVEQAGAEVAGFGIVIEKSFQPGRQKLIDAGFRVESLARVESLKDGKATFVNSVTI
- a CDS encoding nucleobase:cation symporter-2 family protein, whose protein sequence is MRLSNFKAASLGLQHVLAMYTGAAVVPLIVGSAIGLSGEELAYLVAIDLFMCGVATLLQVLVTKYTGVGLPVVLGCTFTAVGPMIAIGSLQGITAIYGALIASGLIILVISGWFSKIAVLFPPVVLGSVVTIIGISLIPAAINDIGGGQGAKDFGDARYLGLAGLTIVLILILNRYGTVFSKAAAVLIAVMISTLVAFGMGMIDFSPVAEASWFQMVTPFYFGVPTFNATAILTMTLVGLVSMVESTGVFLTLGEITDRRLTDKDLARGYRAEGVATIVGGIFNSFPYTTYSQNVGLVQLTGVKTRKVILFAGGFLILLGFLPKVATFTTLIPKPVLGGAMLIMFGTVAATGIRILSRVDFSKNEHVITVALALGIGLGISMNPEIVAGLPSQIRVLTDSPIVAGSLTALLLNGIFRLTGKSETADVPLAKVD
- a CDS encoding amino acid permease; the protein is MKQQTELNRGLEERHITLMSLGAAIGVGLFLGSAKAIQLAGPGILLGYLIGGIIIFIIMRALGELTVREPVAGSFAEYARKYVSPLAGFLTGWNYWLLWIFTCMAEITAVGIYMKVWFPDSQGWVWALAALVLMTSINFIAVKFYGEFEFWFALIKIVAIVAMIILGTLTIVIGLGNGGTPVGISNLWSHGGFLPNGFTGVLLAMQMVMFAFLGIEVIGVTAGEAKNPKKTIRKAVNNVFLRILVFYIGALFVILSIYPWDQVGANNSSPFVLLFDSLGIPAAAGIINFVVLTAALSSCNSGIFSTARMMMNLSENSEAPRRFSKISKNGVPALATILSGVALLVGVALNYFLPEDVFAIVTSIATFGAVWTWAMILIAQMRARKVHGSAEFAVPFFPVANYIALAALAGVIVLMAFDASTRIALVVGPLWYAILIAVYYARGMHKETRQSIRKASGE
- a CDS encoding rhodanese-like domain-containing protein encodes the protein MKTIHVDELQERLEAGEALHVVDVREQDEYDAGHIPNVRFLPMSEIGERYTELQEGETYYLICKAGARSENVGRFLEQYGYDIVNVEGGMMNWKGDQEA
- a CDS encoding methyl-accepting chemotaxis protein — protein: MEQKIKRTMSIKQKLILTSILLLVIPALVIGFVAYNQAKQTMTEQILQSAHGGVDRMNDEIQNIIDPMRRDVAFFADRIDGTLYQKGKQNTALKEKMTEYLDMHPQAANIYFATTEGDMNIFPEQVMPEDYDPRERPWYQSAEAAGGKVVITDPYVDAASNKMMVTLSQTTGNGRGVVAIDVDVDRIAEIAKKIKIGKEGYVTILDSNKKFVTHPTLKPGEKATGNWVAPLYADPAGQFSYEFENEGKQMDFMTNDLTKWKITGTLYDHEITDATSSILWTTLAVIGGMLLVAAVFIYFILRSILRPLGHLTREAERIQSGDLTEPVIVESNDEVGQVAQSFNVMVDSLRSIIINLDQSITQVAGSSQELMANSAQTTSASEQIAGSIQQVAAGADQSKRQLDANAVSLQSITAGIMRIAESSTDVSELSRSTATEAENGTVAVLQNVQQMKEIDADRLENRTCRSTHVDVLHHGGSFGTSSCSSSGRLSNRWNPSVWRLDSRSCSKFSLADGRIIAQLVYVCRRISALYALAS
- a CDS encoding GDYXXLXY domain-containing protein, with amino-acid sequence MKRYLMPVLQTCAVGLLIVSFFATSWFGTSYCFRAEPFDPFDPVYGEYVMLQYPDLKPGPTIQNGRVYVSFKTDASGYAQIDRISNERFFGSVAGDYYDQYVSIPQLTQYYVEQGSGKQYEKAKALEVRADVSPWGTIRTTNLKISE
- a CDS encoding SAM hydrolase/SAM-dependent halogenase family protein, whose amino-acid sequence is MAEALVLQSDFGVSDGAVSAMYGVAHSINPEIRIFDLTHDIPPFHIWEASYRLLQTVPYWTEQTVFVSVVDPGVGSSRKSVVARTHANQYIITPDNGTLTHLWQAGYIAEVRQLDDRRHRLPRMGESYTFHGRDIFAFTGARLSSHVITFEEVGPILLASDIVLLDRTVASSSDTGVTGIVEILDVRFGNVWTNIPVALVRQAGLDIGSHVKVMISYRERIVYEQTLLFGHSFADVPVGSGVVYINSLDQIALALNQGSFAHAFEVGIGNDWSVNVQHIKGGDRT